From Coccinella septempunctata chromosome 4, icCocSept1.1, whole genome shotgun sequence, a single genomic window includes:
- the LOC123312569 gene encoding long-chain-fatty-acid--CoA ligase 4 isoform X6: MVEIRDMDGTGVALAISALKVLAFVYDVLTYPVYLILQRPWKVRALARKVQATIIASETESSKKDVRIDINGSLNSAIAKQAVAITKDTTSITYRSVQPPGEIHTSMVRNNIDTMTKMLEWTTKNYPNKRCLGTRQILSEEDELQPNGRVFKKYNMGVYKWKTFYEVNTLASNFGKGVRELGNEPLKNVVIFAETREEWMIAAHGLFKQNIPLVTIYATLGDEAIAHGINETEVTTVITSHDLMPKFKNILSQTPKVTTLIYMEDQLRKLDPTGYKEGVQVINFQEVIEKGSKSSIAENPPTAEDTAIIMYTSGSTGVPKGVILLHKNLITTLKAFCDSTIIYEDDVMIGFLPLAHVFELLVESVCLLSAVPIGYSSALTMIDSGSKIKKGCKGDATVLHPTCMTSVPLILDRISKNIQEKVSKSGITKKVLFKFAYDYKEAWKRRGYSTPLIDRIIFGPVRALLGGRMRLVLTGGAPLSPETHEQINNCLCVKVIQGYGLTETCSSATVQDFYDMSFGRVGAATTVCDIKLVNWEEGNYRVTDKPYPRGEIIIGGDNISAGYYKLPDKTDEDFFEADGRRWFKTGDICEIHEDGVVKIIDRKKDLVKLQAGEYVSLGKVEAQLKTSPLVDNICVYGESSKDHCVALVVPNQQQLIDLAAKKGYTKSFDELCKTPEIEKIVLQELADHGKKNKLEKFEIPAAVKLVTEVWSPDMGLVTAAFKLKRKDIQERYKSEINRMYAS; encoded by the exons GGACATGGACGGAACAGGCGTAGCGTTGGCTATCAGTGCCTTGAAGGTGCTTGCTTTCGTTTATGACGTCCTCACGTACCCTGTGTACTTGATCCTCCAAAGGCCATGGAAAGTTAGGGCACTTGCCAGAAAAGTTCAG GCAACGATTATTGCAAGTGAAACTGAATCGTCGAAAAAAGATGTGCGCATTGATATCAATGGATCCCTTAATTCGGCTATAGCCAAACAG GCTGTCGCAATCACAAAAGACACCACCAGCATCACATACAGGTCCGTTCAACCTCCTGGAGAAATCCACACAAGTATGGTTAGGAACAATATCGACACCATGACTAAGATGTTGGAATGGACCACGAAGAACTACCCCAATAAGAGGTGCTTGGGAACGCGACAGATCCTCAGTGAAGAAGACGAATTACAACCGAATGGGCGGGTTTTCAAAAAG tatAATATGGGTGTTTACAAATGGAAGACCTTCTACGAAGTGAACACCTTGGCCAGTAATTTCGGCAAAGGAGTTCGCGAGCTCGGAAACGAACCCTTGAAGAATGTCGTTATATTCGCTGAGACCAGAGAAGAATGGATGATCGCTGCTCATGGCCTCTTCAAGCAGAACATCCCCCTAGTCACCATCTATGCTACATTGGGAGACGAAGCAATCGCCCACGGTATCAACGAGACGGAAGTCACCACCGTCATCACCAGTCACGATCTTATGCCgaaattcaagaatattctGTCACAGACGCCCAAAGTGACCACCCTGATCTATATGGAGGATCAGCTGAGAAAACTGGACCCCACTGGATACAAGGAGGGTGTTCAGGTTATTAACTTCCAGGAAGTAATAGAAAAAGGATCAAAATCGTCCATTG CTGAAAATCCCCCTACAGCAGAAGATACGGCCATCATCATGTATACCAGCGGCTCCACAGGTGTACCAAAAGGTGTAATTCTCCTTCACAAAAACCTGATAACTACTCTGAAAGCCTTCTGCGACTCTACTATTATTTATGAGGATGATGTTATGATTGGATTCTTGCCATTAGCTCATGTATTTGAGTTGTTAGTGGAGAGTGTATGTTTGTTGAGTGCAGTGCCGATCGGCTATTCTAGTGCTCTAACCATGATTGACAGTGGGAGTAAAATCAAAAAAGGCTGTAAGGGAGATGCTACTGTGTTGCATCCAACTTGCATGACTTCAGTACCT ctCATCTTGGATAGGATCTCcaaaaatattcaagaaaaagTTAGTAAAAGTGGTATCACAAAAAAAGTTCTCTTCAAATTCGCATATGATTACAAGGAAGCCTGGAAAAGGAGAGGTTATAGTACGCCCTTGATCGACAG aataatcTTCGGTCCAGTAAGGGCTTTGTTAGGAGGTAGAATGAGGCTTGTTCTAACTGGTGGTGCTCCTCTCTCACCAGAAACCCATGAACAAATCAATAACTGTCTGTGTGTGAAAGTAATTCAAGGTTATGGATTGACAGAAACTTGCTCTTCTGCTACGGTCCAAGACT TCTATGACATGTCATTTGGTCGTGTTGGAGCTGCAACTACAGTATGTGATATAAAATTAGTCAATTGGGAGGAAGGCAACTACAGGGTTACAGATAAACCTTATCCTAGAGGGGAAATCATCATTGGTGGTGACAATATCAGTGCAGGATATTATAAGTTGCCAGATAAAACAGATGAAGATTTCTTCGAAGCAGATGGTAGAAGATGGTTCAAGACTGGAGACATTTGTGAGATACATGAAGATGGTGTAGTCAAAATCATAG ATCGTAAAAAGGACTTGGTGAAATTGCAAGCTGGGGAGTACGTTTCACTAGGAAAAGTGGAAGCTCAATTGAAAACCAGTCCCCTAGTTGATAATATCTGTGTATATGGGGAATCCTCAAAGGATCATTGTGTAGCTCTTGTTGTTCCTAATCAACAGCAGCTGATTGATTTGGCTGCTAAGAAGGGTTACACGAAATCATTCGATGAACTTTGCAAAACTCCAGAAATAGAGAAAATTGTCCTTCAAGAATTGGCTGATCATGGAAAGAAAA ataaattggaaaaattcgaaattcccgCTGCTGTAAAGCTTGTGACTGAGGTATGGTCCCCTGATATGGGTCTGGTCACAGCAGCATTCAAGTTGAAGAGAAAAGATATCCAAGAAAGATATAAAAGCGAAATTAATAGAATGTATGCTTCCTGA
- the LOC123312569 gene encoding long-chain-fatty-acid--CoA ligase 4 isoform X4 yields the protein MLAENKSDMDGTGVALAISALKVLAFVYDVLTYPVYLILQRPWKVRALARKVQATIIASETESSKKDVRIDINGSLNSAIAKQAVAITKDTTSITYRSVQPPGEIHTSMVRNNIDTMTKMLEWTTKNYPNKRCLGTRQILSEEDELQPNGRVFKKYNMGVYKWKTFYEVNTLASNFGKGVRELGNEPLKNVVIFAETREEWMIAAHGLFKQNIPLVTIYATLGDEAIAHGINETEVTTVITSHDLMPKFKNILSQTPKVTTLIYMEDQLRKLDPTGYKEGVQVINFQEVIEKGSKSSIAENPPTAEDTAIIMYTSGSTGVPKGVILLHKNLITTLKAFCDSTIIYEDDVMIGFLPLAHVFELLVESVCLLSAVPIGYSSALTMIDSGSKIKKGCKGDATVLHPTCMTSVPLILDRISKNIQEKVSKSGITKKVLFKFAYDYKEAWKRRGYSTPLIDRIIFGPVRALLGGRMRLVLTGGAPLSPETHEQINNCLCVKVIQGYGLTETCSSATVQDFYDMSFGRVGAATTVCDIKLVNWEEGNYRVTDKPYPRGEIIIGGDNISAGYYKLPDKTDEDFFEADGRRWFKTGDICEIHEDGVVKIIDRKKDLVKLQAGEYVSLGKVEAQLKTSPLVDNICVYGESSKDHCVALVVPNQQQLIDLAAKKGYTKSFDELCKTPEIEKIVLQELADHGKKNKLEKFEIPAAVKLVTEVWSPDMGLVTAAFKLKRKDIQERYKSEINRMYAS from the exons ATGCTGGCAGAAAACAAGTC GGACATGGACGGAACAGGCGTAGCGTTGGCTATCAGTGCCTTGAAGGTGCTTGCTTTCGTTTATGACGTCCTCACGTACCCTGTGTACTTGATCCTCCAAAGGCCATGGAAAGTTAGGGCACTTGCCAGAAAAGTTCAG GCAACGATTATTGCAAGTGAAACTGAATCGTCGAAAAAAGATGTGCGCATTGATATCAATGGATCCCTTAATTCGGCTATAGCCAAACAG GCTGTCGCAATCACAAAAGACACCACCAGCATCACATACAGGTCCGTTCAACCTCCTGGAGAAATCCACACAAGTATGGTTAGGAACAATATCGACACCATGACTAAGATGTTGGAATGGACCACGAAGAACTACCCCAATAAGAGGTGCTTGGGAACGCGACAGATCCTCAGTGAAGAAGACGAATTACAACCGAATGGGCGGGTTTTCAAAAAG tatAATATGGGTGTTTACAAATGGAAGACCTTCTACGAAGTGAACACCTTGGCCAGTAATTTCGGCAAAGGAGTTCGCGAGCTCGGAAACGAACCCTTGAAGAATGTCGTTATATTCGCTGAGACCAGAGAAGAATGGATGATCGCTGCTCATGGCCTCTTCAAGCAGAACATCCCCCTAGTCACCATCTATGCTACATTGGGAGACGAAGCAATCGCCCACGGTATCAACGAGACGGAAGTCACCACCGTCATCACCAGTCACGATCTTATGCCgaaattcaagaatattctGTCACAGACGCCCAAAGTGACCACCCTGATCTATATGGAGGATCAGCTGAGAAAACTGGACCCCACTGGATACAAGGAGGGTGTTCAGGTTATTAACTTCCAGGAAGTAATAGAAAAAGGATCAAAATCGTCCATTG CTGAAAATCCCCCTACAGCAGAAGATACGGCCATCATCATGTATACCAGCGGCTCCACAGGTGTACCAAAAGGTGTAATTCTCCTTCACAAAAACCTGATAACTACTCTGAAAGCCTTCTGCGACTCTACTATTATTTATGAGGATGATGTTATGATTGGATTCTTGCCATTAGCTCATGTATTTGAGTTGTTAGTGGAGAGTGTATGTTTGTTGAGTGCAGTGCCGATCGGCTATTCTAGTGCTCTAACCATGATTGACAGTGGGAGTAAAATCAAAAAAGGCTGTAAGGGAGATGCTACTGTGTTGCATCCAACTTGCATGACTTCAGTACCT ctCATCTTGGATAGGATCTCcaaaaatattcaagaaaaagTTAGTAAAAGTGGTATCACAAAAAAAGTTCTCTTCAAATTCGCATATGATTACAAGGAAGCCTGGAAAAGGAGAGGTTATAGTACGCCCTTGATCGACAG aataatcTTCGGTCCAGTAAGGGCTTTGTTAGGAGGTAGAATGAGGCTTGTTCTAACTGGTGGTGCTCCTCTCTCACCAGAAACCCATGAACAAATCAATAACTGTCTGTGTGTGAAAGTAATTCAAGGTTATGGATTGACAGAAACTTGCTCTTCTGCTACGGTCCAAGACT TCTATGACATGTCATTTGGTCGTGTTGGAGCTGCAACTACAGTATGTGATATAAAATTAGTCAATTGGGAGGAAGGCAACTACAGGGTTACAGATAAACCTTATCCTAGAGGGGAAATCATCATTGGTGGTGACAATATCAGTGCAGGATATTATAAGTTGCCAGATAAAACAGATGAAGATTTCTTCGAAGCAGATGGTAGAAGATGGTTCAAGACTGGAGACATTTGTGAGATACATGAAGATGGTGTAGTCAAAATCATAG ATCGTAAAAAGGACTTGGTGAAATTGCAAGCTGGGGAGTACGTTTCACTAGGAAAAGTGGAAGCTCAATTGAAAACCAGTCCCCTAGTTGATAATATCTGTGTATATGGGGAATCCTCAAAGGATCATTGTGTAGCTCTTGTTGTTCCTAATCAACAGCAGCTGATTGATTTGGCTGCTAAGAAGGGTTACACGAAATCATTCGATGAACTTTGCAAAACTCCAGAAATAGAGAAAATTGTCCTTCAAGAATTGGCTGATCATGGAAAGAAAA ataaattggaaaaattcgaaattcccgCTGCTGTAAAGCTTGTGACTGAGGTATGGTCCCCTGATATGGGTCTGGTCACAGCAGCATTCAAGTTGAAGAGAAAAGATATCCAAGAAAGATATAAAAGCGAAATTAATAGAATGTATGCTTCCTGA
- the LOC123312569 gene encoding long-chain-fatty-acid--CoA ligase 4 isoform X3, whose product MAWPSGMSRDMDGTGVALAISALKVLAFVYDVLTYPVYLILQRPWKVRALARKVQATIIASETESSKKDVRIDINGSLNSAIAKQAVAITKDTTSITYRSVQPPGEIHTSMVRNNIDTMTKMLEWTTKNYPNKRCLGTRQILSEEDELQPNGRVFKKYNMGVYKWKTFYEVNTLASNFGKGVRELGNEPLKNVVIFAETREEWMIAAHGLFKQNIPLVTIYATLGDEAIAHGINETEVTTVITSHDLMPKFKNILSQTPKVTTLIYMEDQLRKLDPTGYKEGVQVINFQEVIEKGSKSSIAENPPTAEDTAIIMYTSGSTGVPKGVILLHKNLITTLKAFCDSTIIYEDDVMIGFLPLAHVFELLVESVCLLSAVPIGYSSALTMIDSGSKIKKGCKGDATVLHPTCMTSVPLILDRISKNIQEKVSKSGITKKVLFKFAYDYKEAWKRRGYSTPLIDRIIFGPVRALLGGRMRLVLTGGAPLSPETHEQINNCLCVKVIQGYGLTETCSSATVQDFYDMSFGRVGAATTVCDIKLVNWEEGNYRVTDKPYPRGEIIIGGDNISAGYYKLPDKTDEDFFEADGRRWFKTGDICEIHEDGVVKIIDRKKDLVKLQAGEYVSLGKVEAQLKTSPLVDNICVYGESSKDHCVALVVPNQQQLIDLAAKKGYTKSFDELCKTPEIEKIVLQELADHGKKNKLEKFEIPAAVKLVTEVWSPDMGLVTAAFKLKRKDIQERYKSEINRMYAS is encoded by the exons GGACATGGACGGAACAGGCGTAGCGTTGGCTATCAGTGCCTTGAAGGTGCTTGCTTTCGTTTATGACGTCCTCACGTACCCTGTGTACTTGATCCTCCAAAGGCCATGGAAAGTTAGGGCACTTGCCAGAAAAGTTCAG GCAACGATTATTGCAAGTGAAACTGAATCGTCGAAAAAAGATGTGCGCATTGATATCAATGGATCCCTTAATTCGGCTATAGCCAAACAG GCTGTCGCAATCACAAAAGACACCACCAGCATCACATACAGGTCCGTTCAACCTCCTGGAGAAATCCACACAAGTATGGTTAGGAACAATATCGACACCATGACTAAGATGTTGGAATGGACCACGAAGAACTACCCCAATAAGAGGTGCTTGGGAACGCGACAGATCCTCAGTGAAGAAGACGAATTACAACCGAATGGGCGGGTTTTCAAAAAG tatAATATGGGTGTTTACAAATGGAAGACCTTCTACGAAGTGAACACCTTGGCCAGTAATTTCGGCAAAGGAGTTCGCGAGCTCGGAAACGAACCCTTGAAGAATGTCGTTATATTCGCTGAGACCAGAGAAGAATGGATGATCGCTGCTCATGGCCTCTTCAAGCAGAACATCCCCCTAGTCACCATCTATGCTACATTGGGAGACGAAGCAATCGCCCACGGTATCAACGAGACGGAAGTCACCACCGTCATCACCAGTCACGATCTTATGCCgaaattcaagaatattctGTCACAGACGCCCAAAGTGACCACCCTGATCTATATGGAGGATCAGCTGAGAAAACTGGACCCCACTGGATACAAGGAGGGTGTTCAGGTTATTAACTTCCAGGAAGTAATAGAAAAAGGATCAAAATCGTCCATTG CTGAAAATCCCCCTACAGCAGAAGATACGGCCATCATCATGTATACCAGCGGCTCCACAGGTGTACCAAAAGGTGTAATTCTCCTTCACAAAAACCTGATAACTACTCTGAAAGCCTTCTGCGACTCTACTATTATTTATGAGGATGATGTTATGATTGGATTCTTGCCATTAGCTCATGTATTTGAGTTGTTAGTGGAGAGTGTATGTTTGTTGAGTGCAGTGCCGATCGGCTATTCTAGTGCTCTAACCATGATTGACAGTGGGAGTAAAATCAAAAAAGGCTGTAAGGGAGATGCTACTGTGTTGCATCCAACTTGCATGACTTCAGTACCT ctCATCTTGGATAGGATCTCcaaaaatattcaagaaaaagTTAGTAAAAGTGGTATCACAAAAAAAGTTCTCTTCAAATTCGCATATGATTACAAGGAAGCCTGGAAAAGGAGAGGTTATAGTACGCCCTTGATCGACAG aataatcTTCGGTCCAGTAAGGGCTTTGTTAGGAGGTAGAATGAGGCTTGTTCTAACTGGTGGTGCTCCTCTCTCACCAGAAACCCATGAACAAATCAATAACTGTCTGTGTGTGAAAGTAATTCAAGGTTATGGATTGACAGAAACTTGCTCTTCTGCTACGGTCCAAGACT TCTATGACATGTCATTTGGTCGTGTTGGAGCTGCAACTACAGTATGTGATATAAAATTAGTCAATTGGGAGGAAGGCAACTACAGGGTTACAGATAAACCTTATCCTAGAGGGGAAATCATCATTGGTGGTGACAATATCAGTGCAGGATATTATAAGTTGCCAGATAAAACAGATGAAGATTTCTTCGAAGCAGATGGTAGAAGATGGTTCAAGACTGGAGACATTTGTGAGATACATGAAGATGGTGTAGTCAAAATCATAG ATCGTAAAAAGGACTTGGTGAAATTGCAAGCTGGGGAGTACGTTTCACTAGGAAAAGTGGAAGCTCAATTGAAAACCAGTCCCCTAGTTGATAATATCTGTGTATATGGGGAATCCTCAAAGGATCATTGTGTAGCTCTTGTTGTTCCTAATCAACAGCAGCTGATTGATTTGGCTGCTAAGAAGGGTTACACGAAATCATTCGATGAACTTTGCAAAACTCCAGAAATAGAGAAAATTGTCCTTCAAGAATTGGCTGATCATGGAAAGAAAA ataaattggaaaaattcgaaattcccgCTGCTGTAAAGCTTGTGACTGAGGTATGGTCCCCTGATATGGGTCTGGTCACAGCAGCATTCAAGTTGAAGAGAAAAGATATCCAAGAAAGATATAAAAGCGAAATTAATAGAATGTATGCTTCCTGA